A genomic window from Drosophila innubila isolate TH190305 chromosome 4, UK_Dinn_1.0, whole genome shotgun sequence includes:
- the LOC117779671 gene encoding host cell factor isoform X1, translating to METAQFAGSAVGVSDELNSEQILRSDGQSNCLTRIDMDVDEFQTESHAQNLANNQSGFRWKRVLNPTGPQPRPRHGHRAINIKELMVVFGGGNEGIVDELHVYNTVSNQWYVPVLKGDVPNGCAAYGFVVEGTRMFVFGGMIEYGKYSNELYELQATKWEWRKMYPESPDNGLPPCPRLGHSFTMVGEKIFLFGGLANESDDPKNNIPKYLNDLYILDTRGVHSHNGKWIIPKTFGDSPPPRESHTGISFISKDSGKLSLLVYGGMSGCRLGDLWLLDTDSMTWEKPRTRGQAPLPRSLHSSTMIANKMYVFGGWVPLVINDSKATTEREWKCTNTLAVLDLDTMTWENVTLDTVEENVPRARAGHCAVGIQSRLYVWSGRDGYRKAWNNQVRVCCKDLWYLEVTKPLYAVKVALVRASTHALELSWTATTFAAAYVLQIQKIEQAQAVATKQPALSLVQQNTAAAAAASVAVATAPNLTSTAACGAPNGAGSETATGLKYEKTPISVLHLSGNASPATLAKTTTTASTDLVQSPPVKAPISMSLTPTSSSSTVLPQISIISSSNTTGTLQQFRPSTAKITGATISSAGSSTVSLSSAAGSGNSLDTQNVAVRVASSVASSGASIVLTSQTAGSTGALRIVPGSGITTSTAGQTLRLASTYSNSAASGSGTATTTTILKSAQPSATVQTSLNPTATTTTTTSLGGKQYFIQKPLTLSPNVQLQFVKTSSGGMAVQTLPKVNFNITKGTGHGQAISICNQQLPAGSAQIQIASGSSISNVQPKTIMVTGAAAAATSTTSSVATAAGGHQQQTLLQQQQQLQKPIVSGNVLKLVSPHTVSGGKLIMKNSNILQMGKVTTNMMGGKPAFVITNKQGAQIGNQQIIIVTTGSSLRTVPTGSVMTTAGGSSGNIVSIVGSTGTTVGPRTVVSSGQSNVKMVRSIQGAQGVGVAAGRPITLTLPATSTSSTTHQLLAGHGQKGQKLQQKTAVYIGGKPVTVMSAGSTGAGTSSTVTAGGNKLVMLPGAAGRKGFVNIFNAGGAQRALTLATRSAPAPASVQATANNNKTSTTTGVQLKEKDNSAVEAAVTIATMSESAYIDADPMDDIIEQLDGAGDLIKAQESQSNMDQDIDDDDVADDDDNVDDATSTSISAAAAPVAPATAAPAPVAAGGAQEIKPETIDDISGVSSTTDAQKTSTQACDGNTDSIDTNPNVSATVTTTASEINQPTASETEAANILTTIKSGEVLGNTGIFKDSAISTTSETDVEQRTMIISAQRQHQHSNMDDSHLEALASAAVMQAATASAADSSQIQTARSLLDGSSSANQLNNNNNSSSDNSKSNEQPKSCTDNNISIDESDKWHTVGIFKELSHTVTSYIDHKCFNESLLDNFDADNLPDLAQYPRISLDPGTAYRFRLAALNTCGRGEWGEISSFKTCLPGFPGAPSAIKISKDVKEGAHLTWEPPPAQKTKEIVEYSVYLAVKPTTKDNKAASSPQLAFVRVYVGAANQCTVPNASLSNAHVDCSNKPAIIFRIAARNQKGYGPATQVRWLQDPTTTKLQGAANATNLKRSQEKLQGSSGASSASPYSSPQKRARSTGIQGND from the exons ATGGAAACTGCCCAATTCGCTGGATCAGCAGTCGGAGTCTCTGACGAACTGAACTCTGAACAAATTCTACGATCTGACGGCCAATCGAATTGTTTAACCCGCATCGATATGGATGTCGATGAATTTCAAACAGAAAGCCATGCTCAAAACTTGGCCAATAACCAGTCGGGATTCCGTTGGAAGCGAGTCCTTAATCCAACGGGTCCCCAACCCCGTCCCCGACACGGACATCGCGCAATAAATATCAAGGAACTTATGGTCGTCTTTGGCGGCGGCAACGAGGGAATTGTGGACGAACTGCATGTTTATAATACAG tTAGCAATCAATGGTATGTGCCAGTACTGAAAGGGGATGTACCGAATGGATGTGCTGCGTATGGATTTGTTGTTGAGGGAACTCGAATGTTTGTTTTCGGTGGAATGATTGAATATGGAAAATACTCAAATGAGCTCTATGAGCTTCAGGCAACCAAATGGGAGTGGAGAAAAATGTATCCGGAGTCACCAGATAATGGTTTACCGCCATGTCCACGATTAGGACACAGTTTCACGATGGTCGGTGAAAAAATCTTTCTTTTTGGCGGCTTGGCAAACGAATCGGACGATCCCAAGAATAATATTCCAAA ATACTTgaatgatttatatatattggaTACTCGGGGTGTACATAGTCACAATGGTAAATGGATTATACCCAAGACATTTGGGGACAGTCCTCCACCTCGGGAATCTCACACTGGCATATCGTTTATCAGCAAAGACTCCGGAAAATTAAGTCTGCTTGTCTACGGCGGAATGAGCGGCTGTCGGTTAGGCGATTTGTGGCTTCTGGATACGG ATTCGATGACGTGGGAAAAACCAAGGACTAGAGGACAAGCTCCACTTCCGCGATCCTTGCATAGCTCAACAATGATAGCCAACAAAATGTATGTTTTTGGTGGTTGGGTACCATTGGTAATAAACGACTCAAAGGCGACAACTGAACGCGAATGGAAATGCACAAACACATTGGCTGTTCTCGATTTAG ACACAATGACCTGGGAGAATGTCACCTTGGATACCGTTGAAGAGAACGTTCCACGAGCTCGAGCTGGACATTGTGCTGTTGGTATACAAAGTCGCCTATATGTGTGGTCAGGACGAGATGGTTATCGCAAAGCTTGGAACAACCAGGTTAGG GTATGCTGCAAGGATCTGTGGTATCTGGAGGTGACGAAACCGCTCTACGCTGTCAAAGTAGCCCTGGTCCGTGCATCCACGCATGCCTTGGAGCTGTCCTGGACAGCAACCACCTTTGCTGCGGCCTATGTGCTACAAATTCAAAAGATTGAGCAAGCTCAAGCAGTTGCCACAAAGCAGCCAGCTCTGAGTTTGGTGCAACAAAACACAgcagctgccgccgctgccaGCGTCGCTGTCGCCACAGCGCCCAACTTGACGTCCACTGCGGCGTGTGGCGCCCCAAATGGTGCAGGATCAGAAACGGCAACGGGattgaaatatgaaaagaCGCCAATATCTGTGCTACATTTAAGCGGAAATGCAAGTCCTGCCACCTTAGCCaagacaacaaccacagctaGTACTGATCTTGTCCAGAGTCCGCCAGTAAAGGCGCCAATTTCAATGTCCCTTACTCCGACATCATCGTCGTCAACAGTGCTGCCACAAATCTCGATAATTAGCAGCAGCAATACAACTGGTACACTGCAACAGTTCCGACCCAGCACAGCAAAGATAACAGGAGCAACAATATCATCAGCAGGATCATCAACAGtatcattatcatcagcagcaggatCAGGCAATTCATTGGACACACAAAATGTGGCTGTTCGTGTGGCCAGCTCTGTGGCATCCAGTGGTGCATCAATTGTGCTCACCTCCCAAACAGCCGGATCCACAGGAGCGTTACGTATAGTACCAGGTTCCGGCATTACCACATCTACGGCGGGTCAAACATTGCGTCTAGCATCTACATATAGCAACAGTGCAGCTTCTGGTTCAGGAACcgccacaaccacaacaatactAAAATCCGCACAGCCAAGTGCGACTGTTCAGACATCGCTTAAtcccacagcaacaacaacaacaacaacatcgctGGGGggtaaacaatattttatacaaaaaccCTTAACATTATCCCCCAATGTCCAATTGCAATTCGTAAAGACGAGCAGTGGAGGAATGGCAGTGCAAACCTTGCCAAAagtcaatttcaatattaccAAAGGCACTGGACATGGTCAAGCCATATCAATTTGCAACCAACAGTTGCCTGCGGGATCTGCACAAATTCAG ATTGCATctggcagcagcatcagcaacgtTCAACCGAAGACTATTATGGTAACTGgagcagcggcagctgcaacatcgacaacatcatcagtggcaacagcagctggaggacatcaacagcagacattgttgcagcaacaacagcaactgcaaaagCCAATTGTATCTGGAAATGTGTTGAAACTTGTATCGCCTCATACGGTATCCGGTGGCAAGTTGATCATGAAGAATTCCAATATTCTACAAATGGGCAAAGTGACGACCAACATGATGGGCGGCAAACCGGCGTTTgttataacaaataaacaggGTGCTCAGATAGGCAATCAACAGATTATTATCGTTACCACCGGCTCCAGTTTGCGTACTGTGCCAACTGGATCTGTGATGACCACCGCCGGTGGCAGTTCCGGCAACATTGTGAGCATTGTGGGTTCAACTGGAACCACAGTCGGACCACGTACCGTCGTATCCAGTGGTCAGAGTAATGTTAAAATGGTACGCAGCATACAGGGTGCTCAGGGAGTTGGAGTTGCTGCTGGACGACCCATAACATTGACACTGCCAGCAACATCAACGTCATCCACCACACATCAGCTGCTTGCTGGACATGGCCAGAAGGGACAGAAGTTGCAGCAGAAAACCGCTGTTTATATTGGCGGCAAACCGGTTACGGTTATGAGCGCCGGTTCAACGGGTGCTGGTACCAGCTCTACTGTCACAGCTGGTGGTAATAAGTTGGTCATGTTGCCAGGCGCGGCTGGACGCAAAGGATTTGTCAACATTTTCAATGCTGGTGGCGCTCAACGTGCTTTGACATTGGCAACACGAAGTGCTCCGGCTCCGGCTTCGGTGCAGGCTAcggctaataataataagacaAGCACAACAACCGGCGTACAGCTTAAGGAGAAAGATAATAGTGCTGTAGAGGCAGCGGTTACCATTGCAACCATGTCGGAATCCGCTTACATTGATGCCGATCCCATGGATGATATTATTGAGCAGCTCGATGGTGCTGGCGATTTAATAAAGGCCCAAGAATCCCAATCAAATATGGATCAAGacattgatgatgatgatgttgctgatgatgatgacaatgtTGACGATGCCACGTCAACATCAAtatcagcagctgctgcacctgttgctcctgctaccgctgctcctgctcctgttgcaGCTGGAGGAGCACAGGAAATTAAGCCGGAAACAATCGATGATATTTCGGGGGTGAGTAGCACAACTGATGCCCAGAAAACATCGACACAAGCCTGCGATGGAAACACCGATAGCATCGATACAAAT CCCAATGTTTCAGCAACCGTGACAACAACTGCGTCGGAGATCAATCAGCCGACCGCGTCTGAGACTGAGGCCGCAAATATATTAACAACGATCAAGTCGGGCGAGGTTTTGGGTAACACCGGCATCTTCAAGGACTCAGCCATATCGACCACAAGCGAGACCGATGTTGAACAAAGGACCATGATAATTTCCGCTCAGCGGCAGCATCAGCATTCAAATA TGGACGATTCACATTTGGAAGCGTTAGCATCTGCGGCTGTGATGCAAGCGGCAACAGCTTCAGCGGCGGATTCAAGTCAGATTCAGACGGCGAGGAGTCTGCTCGACGGCTCCTCTTCAGCTAAccaacttaataataataataacagcagcagtgACAACAGTAAATCGAATGAACAACCAAAAAGCTGCACCGACAACaat atctCAATTGATGAGAGCGATAAATGGCACACGGTTGGCATATTTAAAGAGCTGTCGCACACCGTCACCAGCTATATCGACCATAAGTGCTTCAACGAGTCGCTACTTGACAACTTTGATGCTGACAATCTTCCAGACTTGGCGCAATATCCGCGCATTAGCTTGGATCCTGGCACCGCCTATCGATTTCGTCTGGCAGCTCTAAATACCTGTGGTCGCGGTGAATGGGGAGAG ATATCCAGCTTCAAGACATGTCTGCCTGGTTTCCCAGGTGCACCGTCGGCCATCAAGATATCCAAAGATGTTAAGGAAGGTGCACACTTGACATGGGAGCCACCACCGGCACAGAAGACCAAGGAAATTGTAGAGTACTCGGTCTACCTGGCCGTAAAGCCAACGACAAAAGATAACAAGGCGGCCTCTTCACCACAGCTGGCATTTGTCCGGGTTTATGTTGGAGCTGCCAATCAGTGTACAGTGCCTAATGCATCGCTTTCCAATGCCCACGTCGATTGCTCCAACAAGCCGGCGATCATTTTCCGCATCGCTGCGCGCAATCAAAAGGGATACGGACCGGCAACGCAAGTCAGGTGGCTTCAAG ATCCGACAACAACGAAACTGCAAGGTGCTGCCAATGCGACAAACTTGAAGCGATCGCAGGAGAAACTCCAGGGATCATCCGGAGCATCATCGGCAAGCCCGTATAGTTCACCCCAGAAGCGTGCTCGGAGCACTGGCATCCAGGGCAACGATtga
- the LOC117779671 gene encoding host cell factor isoform X2 has protein sequence METAQFAGSAVGVSDELNSEQILRSDGQSNCLTRIDMDVDEFQTESHAQNLANNQSGFRWKRVLNPTGPQPRPRHGHRAINIKELMVVFGGGNEGIVDELHVYNTVSNQWYVPVLKGDVPNGCAAYGFVVEGTRMFVFGGMIEYGKYSNELYELQATKWEWRKMYPESPDNGLPPCPRLGHSFTMVGEKIFLFGGLANESDDPKNNIPKYLNDLYILDTRGVHSHNGKWIIPKTFGDSPPPRESHTGISFISKDSGKLSLLVYGGMSGCRLGDLWLLDTDSMTWEKPRTRGQAPLPRSLHSSTMIANKMYVFGGWVPLVINDSKATTEREWKCTNTLAVLDLDTMTWENVTLDTVEENVPRARAGHCAVGIQSRLYVWSGRDGYRKAWNNQVCCKDLWYLEVTKPLYAVKVALVRASTHALELSWTATTFAAAYVLQIQKIEQAQAVATKQPALSLVQQNTAAAAAASVAVATAPNLTSTAACGAPNGAGSETATGLKYEKTPISVLHLSGNASPATLAKTTTTASTDLVQSPPVKAPISMSLTPTSSSSTVLPQISIISSSNTTGTLQQFRPSTAKITGATISSAGSSTVSLSSAAGSGNSLDTQNVAVRVASSVASSGASIVLTSQTAGSTGALRIVPGSGITTSTAGQTLRLASTYSNSAASGSGTATTTTILKSAQPSATVQTSLNPTATTTTTTSLGGKQYFIQKPLTLSPNVQLQFVKTSSGGMAVQTLPKVNFNITKGTGHGQAISICNQQLPAGSAQIQIASGSSISNVQPKTIMVTGAAAAATSTTSSVATAAGGHQQQTLLQQQQQLQKPIVSGNVLKLVSPHTVSGGKLIMKNSNILQMGKVTTNMMGGKPAFVITNKQGAQIGNQQIIIVTTGSSLRTVPTGSVMTTAGGSSGNIVSIVGSTGTTVGPRTVVSSGQSNVKMVRSIQGAQGVGVAAGRPITLTLPATSTSSTTHQLLAGHGQKGQKLQQKTAVYIGGKPVTVMSAGSTGAGTSSTVTAGGNKLVMLPGAAGRKGFVNIFNAGGAQRALTLATRSAPAPASVQATANNNKTSTTTGVQLKEKDNSAVEAAVTIATMSESAYIDADPMDDIIEQLDGAGDLIKAQESQSNMDQDIDDDDVADDDDNVDDATSTSISAAAAPVAPATAAPAPVAAGGAQEIKPETIDDISGVSSTTDAQKTSTQACDGNTDSIDTNPNVSATVTTTASEINQPTASETEAANILTTIKSGEVLGNTGIFKDSAISTTSETDVEQRTMIISAQRQHQHSNMDDSHLEALASAAVMQAATASAADSSQIQTARSLLDGSSSANQLNNNNNSSSDNSKSNEQPKSCTDNNISIDESDKWHTVGIFKELSHTVTSYIDHKCFNESLLDNFDADNLPDLAQYPRISLDPGTAYRFRLAALNTCGRGEWGEISSFKTCLPGFPGAPSAIKISKDVKEGAHLTWEPPPAQKTKEIVEYSVYLAVKPTTKDNKAASSPQLAFVRVYVGAANQCTVPNASLSNAHVDCSNKPAIIFRIAARNQKGYGPATQVRWLQDPTTTKLQGAANATNLKRSQEKLQGSSGASSASPYSSPQKRARSTGIQGND, from the exons ATGGAAACTGCCCAATTCGCTGGATCAGCAGTCGGAGTCTCTGACGAACTGAACTCTGAACAAATTCTACGATCTGACGGCCAATCGAATTGTTTAACCCGCATCGATATGGATGTCGATGAATTTCAAACAGAAAGCCATGCTCAAAACTTGGCCAATAACCAGTCGGGATTCCGTTGGAAGCGAGTCCTTAATCCAACGGGTCCCCAACCCCGTCCCCGACACGGACATCGCGCAATAAATATCAAGGAACTTATGGTCGTCTTTGGCGGCGGCAACGAGGGAATTGTGGACGAACTGCATGTTTATAATACAG tTAGCAATCAATGGTATGTGCCAGTACTGAAAGGGGATGTACCGAATGGATGTGCTGCGTATGGATTTGTTGTTGAGGGAACTCGAATGTTTGTTTTCGGTGGAATGATTGAATATGGAAAATACTCAAATGAGCTCTATGAGCTTCAGGCAACCAAATGGGAGTGGAGAAAAATGTATCCGGAGTCACCAGATAATGGTTTACCGCCATGTCCACGATTAGGACACAGTTTCACGATGGTCGGTGAAAAAATCTTTCTTTTTGGCGGCTTGGCAAACGAATCGGACGATCCCAAGAATAATATTCCAAA ATACTTgaatgatttatatatattggaTACTCGGGGTGTACATAGTCACAATGGTAAATGGATTATACCCAAGACATTTGGGGACAGTCCTCCACCTCGGGAATCTCACACTGGCATATCGTTTATCAGCAAAGACTCCGGAAAATTAAGTCTGCTTGTCTACGGCGGAATGAGCGGCTGTCGGTTAGGCGATTTGTGGCTTCTGGATACGG ATTCGATGACGTGGGAAAAACCAAGGACTAGAGGACAAGCTCCACTTCCGCGATCCTTGCATAGCTCAACAATGATAGCCAACAAAATGTATGTTTTTGGTGGTTGGGTACCATTGGTAATAAACGACTCAAAGGCGACAACTGAACGCGAATGGAAATGCACAAACACATTGGCTGTTCTCGATTTAG ACACAATGACCTGGGAGAATGTCACCTTGGATACCGTTGAAGAGAACGTTCCACGAGCTCGAGCTGGACATTGTGCTGTTGGTATACAAAGTCGCCTATATGTGTGGTCAGGACGAGATGGTTATCGCAAAGCTTGGAACAACCAG GTATGCTGCAAGGATCTGTGGTATCTGGAGGTGACGAAACCGCTCTACGCTGTCAAAGTAGCCCTGGTCCGTGCATCCACGCATGCCTTGGAGCTGTCCTGGACAGCAACCACCTTTGCTGCGGCCTATGTGCTACAAATTCAAAAGATTGAGCAAGCTCAAGCAGTTGCCACAAAGCAGCCAGCTCTGAGTTTGGTGCAACAAAACACAgcagctgccgccgctgccaGCGTCGCTGTCGCCACAGCGCCCAACTTGACGTCCACTGCGGCGTGTGGCGCCCCAAATGGTGCAGGATCAGAAACGGCAACGGGattgaaatatgaaaagaCGCCAATATCTGTGCTACATTTAAGCGGAAATGCAAGTCCTGCCACCTTAGCCaagacaacaaccacagctaGTACTGATCTTGTCCAGAGTCCGCCAGTAAAGGCGCCAATTTCAATGTCCCTTACTCCGACATCATCGTCGTCAACAGTGCTGCCACAAATCTCGATAATTAGCAGCAGCAATACAACTGGTACACTGCAACAGTTCCGACCCAGCACAGCAAAGATAACAGGAGCAACAATATCATCAGCAGGATCATCAACAGtatcattatcatcagcagcaggatCAGGCAATTCATTGGACACACAAAATGTGGCTGTTCGTGTGGCCAGCTCTGTGGCATCCAGTGGTGCATCAATTGTGCTCACCTCCCAAACAGCCGGATCCACAGGAGCGTTACGTATAGTACCAGGTTCCGGCATTACCACATCTACGGCGGGTCAAACATTGCGTCTAGCATCTACATATAGCAACAGTGCAGCTTCTGGTTCAGGAACcgccacaaccacaacaatactAAAATCCGCACAGCCAAGTGCGACTGTTCAGACATCGCTTAAtcccacagcaacaacaacaacaacaacatcgctGGGGggtaaacaatattttatacaaaaaccCTTAACATTATCCCCCAATGTCCAATTGCAATTCGTAAAGACGAGCAGTGGAGGAATGGCAGTGCAAACCTTGCCAAAagtcaatttcaatattaccAAAGGCACTGGACATGGTCAAGCCATATCAATTTGCAACCAACAGTTGCCTGCGGGATCTGCACAAATTCAG ATTGCATctggcagcagcatcagcaacgtTCAACCGAAGACTATTATGGTAACTGgagcagcggcagctgcaacatcgacaacatcatcagtggcaacagcagctggaggacatcaacagcagacattgttgcagcaacaacagcaactgcaaaagCCAATTGTATCTGGAAATGTGTTGAAACTTGTATCGCCTCATACGGTATCCGGTGGCAAGTTGATCATGAAGAATTCCAATATTCTACAAATGGGCAAAGTGACGACCAACATGATGGGCGGCAAACCGGCGTTTgttataacaaataaacaggGTGCTCAGATAGGCAATCAACAGATTATTATCGTTACCACCGGCTCCAGTTTGCGTACTGTGCCAACTGGATCTGTGATGACCACCGCCGGTGGCAGTTCCGGCAACATTGTGAGCATTGTGGGTTCAACTGGAACCACAGTCGGACCACGTACCGTCGTATCCAGTGGTCAGAGTAATGTTAAAATGGTACGCAGCATACAGGGTGCTCAGGGAGTTGGAGTTGCTGCTGGACGACCCATAACATTGACACTGCCAGCAACATCAACGTCATCCACCACACATCAGCTGCTTGCTGGACATGGCCAGAAGGGACAGAAGTTGCAGCAGAAAACCGCTGTTTATATTGGCGGCAAACCGGTTACGGTTATGAGCGCCGGTTCAACGGGTGCTGGTACCAGCTCTACTGTCACAGCTGGTGGTAATAAGTTGGTCATGTTGCCAGGCGCGGCTGGACGCAAAGGATTTGTCAACATTTTCAATGCTGGTGGCGCTCAACGTGCTTTGACATTGGCAACACGAAGTGCTCCGGCTCCGGCTTCGGTGCAGGCTAcggctaataataataagacaAGCACAACAACCGGCGTACAGCTTAAGGAGAAAGATAATAGTGCTGTAGAGGCAGCGGTTACCATTGCAACCATGTCGGAATCCGCTTACATTGATGCCGATCCCATGGATGATATTATTGAGCAGCTCGATGGTGCTGGCGATTTAATAAAGGCCCAAGAATCCCAATCAAATATGGATCAAGacattgatgatgatgatgttgctgatgatgatgacaatgtTGACGATGCCACGTCAACATCAAtatcagcagctgctgcacctgttgctcctgctaccgctgctcctgctcctgttgcaGCTGGAGGAGCACAGGAAATTAAGCCGGAAACAATCGATGATATTTCGGGGGTGAGTAGCACAACTGATGCCCAGAAAACATCGACACAAGCCTGCGATGGAAACACCGATAGCATCGATACAAAT CCCAATGTTTCAGCAACCGTGACAACAACTGCGTCGGAGATCAATCAGCCGACCGCGTCTGAGACTGAGGCCGCAAATATATTAACAACGATCAAGTCGGGCGAGGTTTTGGGTAACACCGGCATCTTCAAGGACTCAGCCATATCGACCACAAGCGAGACCGATGTTGAACAAAGGACCATGATAATTTCCGCTCAGCGGCAGCATCAGCATTCAAATA TGGACGATTCACATTTGGAAGCGTTAGCATCTGCGGCTGTGATGCAAGCGGCAACAGCTTCAGCGGCGGATTCAAGTCAGATTCAGACGGCGAGGAGTCTGCTCGACGGCTCCTCTTCAGCTAAccaacttaataataataataacagcagcagtgACAACAGTAAATCGAATGAACAACCAAAAAGCTGCACCGACAACaat atctCAATTGATGAGAGCGATAAATGGCACACGGTTGGCATATTTAAAGAGCTGTCGCACACCGTCACCAGCTATATCGACCATAAGTGCTTCAACGAGTCGCTACTTGACAACTTTGATGCTGACAATCTTCCAGACTTGGCGCAATATCCGCGCATTAGCTTGGATCCTGGCACCGCCTATCGATTTCGTCTGGCAGCTCTAAATACCTGTGGTCGCGGTGAATGGGGAGAG ATATCCAGCTTCAAGACATGTCTGCCTGGTTTCCCAGGTGCACCGTCGGCCATCAAGATATCCAAAGATGTTAAGGAAGGTGCACACTTGACATGGGAGCCACCACCGGCACAGAAGACCAAGGAAATTGTAGAGTACTCGGTCTACCTGGCCGTAAAGCCAACGACAAAAGATAACAAGGCGGCCTCTTCACCACAGCTGGCATTTGTCCGGGTTTATGTTGGAGCTGCCAATCAGTGTACAGTGCCTAATGCATCGCTTTCCAATGCCCACGTCGATTGCTCCAACAAGCCGGCGATCATTTTCCGCATCGCTGCGCGCAATCAAAAGGGATACGGACCGGCAACGCAAGTCAGGTGGCTTCAAG ATCCGACAACAACGAAACTGCAAGGTGCTGCCAATGCGACAAACTTGAAGCGATCGCAGGAGAAACTCCAGGGATCATCCGGAGCATCATCGGCAAGCCCGTATAGTTCACCCCAGAAGCGTGCTCGGAGCACTGGCATCCAGGGCAACGATtga